The following proteins come from a genomic window of Pseudomonas sp. Z8(2022):
- a CDS encoding ABC transporter substrate-binding protein, producing MLQIAKHRWLPMAALALALGASGAGIAAEQKSVAVTAIVEHPALDSVRDGIKAALEEGGYREGDNLKWQYQSAQGNTGTAAQIARKFIGDRPDVVVGIATPSAQALVAATRSTPILFSAVTDPVEAQLVRNWEASGSNVSGVSDLLELDKQMELIKRVVPDAKRVGMVYNPGEANSAVVVKRLKELLPSMGMTLVEAAAPRSVDVGSAARSLVGKVDVIYTNTDNNVVSAYESLVKVGNDTRTPLIASDTDSVKRGAIAALGLDYFEHGKQTGRMVLRVLNGEKPGDIKPETSENLSLYLNAAAAQRQGVTLSQELLDSAAEIIE from the coding sequence ATGCTGCAGATCGCCAAACATCGCTGGCTGCCCATGGCCGCTCTGGCTCTGGCTCTGGGCGCCTCAGGAGCCGGCATCGCCGCCGAGCAGAAATCCGTGGCAGTCACCGCCATCGTCGAACATCCGGCGCTGGACTCGGTACGCGATGGCATCAAGGCAGCTCTGGAAGAAGGCGGCTACCGCGAGGGCGACAACCTCAAGTGGCAATATCAGAGCGCCCAGGGCAATACCGGCACCGCCGCGCAGATCGCCCGCAAATTCATCGGCGACCGCCCGGACGTTGTGGTCGGCATCGCCACTCCATCGGCCCAGGCACTGGTCGCCGCCACCCGCAGCACGCCGATCCTGTTCAGCGCCGTGACCGATCCGGTCGAAGCGCAGCTGGTGCGTAACTGGGAGGCTTCCGGTAGCAACGTCAGCGGCGTGTCCGATCTGCTCGAACTGGACAAGCAGATGGAGCTGATCAAGCGCGTCGTGCCTGATGCCAAGCGCGTCGGTATGGTCTACAACCCGGGCGAGGCCAACTCGGCTGTGGTGGTCAAGCGCCTCAAGGAACTGCTGCCGAGCATGGGCATGACCCTGGTAGAAGCCGCTGCGCCGCGTTCGGTGGACGTTGGTTCGGCTGCCCGCAGCCTGGTCGGCAAGGTCGACGTGATCTACACCAACACCGACAACAACGTGGTCTCGGCCTACGAGTCGCTGGTCAAGGTCGGCAACGATACCCGCACTCCGCTGATCGCCTCCGACACCGACAGCGTCAAGCGCGGCGCCATCGCAGCGCTGGGCCTGGACTACTTCGAACATGGCAAGCAGACCGGGCGCATGGTCCTGCGAGTGCTCAATGGCGAAAAACCCGGTGATATCAAGCCGGAAACCAGCGAGAACCTCAGCCTGTATCTCAACGCCGCTGCCGCCCAGCGCCAGGGCGTCACCCTGAGCCAGGAACTGCTCGATTCGGCGGCCGAAATCATCGAATGA
- a CDS encoding DNA polymerase III subunit chi: protein MDTPKPPQKPAQLLHDLESIRELLGDNSSEPPLLIDSLDPDSIPVLSDIVSAPPGPPPPFHTTPVARPSAAAAAATQTASQLREQIEPRLHDSTRELQHLSAELRAAAQLILQDVIDDFVPQIEAELKRRLEARLPRLLPPRKP from the coding sequence ATGGACACTCCCAAGCCACCACAAAAACCTGCCCAGCTGCTGCACGACCTGGAGTCGATTCGCGAGCTGCTGGGCGACAACAGCAGCGAGCCACCACTGCTGATCGACTCGCTCGACCCGGACAGCATTCCGGTGCTGTCCGACATCGTCAGTGCGCCGCCCGGCCCGCCACCGCCCTTTCACACCACGCCAGTCGCCAGGCCGAGCGCCGCCGCAGCCGCCGCCACTCAGACCGCCAGCCAGCTGCGTGAGCAGATCGAGCCGCGTCTGCACGACAGCACGCGAGAGCTGCAGCACCTCAGTGCTGAACTACGGGCAGCTGCGCAACTGATTCTGCAGGACGTGATCGACGACTTCGTGCCGCAGATCGAGGCCGAACTCAAACGTCGCCTGGAAGCACGCCTGCCGCGCCTGCTGCCGCCGCGCAAACCCTGA
- a CDS encoding RDD family protein, which produces MPKHLLRPQGDFPTAGLIRRLAALFYDFLLCVALVMVVTLIYQQGVLRLIHGGETLMAMAEAGALDNDPVLASLALLSLFAFFAKFWTHNGQTLGMQAWGLRVQNADGSAIDLWQALLRFVVAIGSWLFAGLGFLWLLWDKQGRTWHDIYSDSRVVQLPKNIHKK; this is translated from the coding sequence ATGCCGAAACACCTGTTACGCCCGCAGGGAGACTTCCCCACTGCCGGCTTGATTCGCCGCCTGGCTGCCCTCTTTTACGATTTTCTGCTCTGTGTGGCATTGGTCATGGTGGTCACCCTGATCTACCAGCAGGGTGTTCTGCGCCTGATTCATGGTGGCGAGACACTGATGGCCATGGCCGAAGCCGGCGCCCTGGATAATGACCCGGTTCTTGCCAGCCTGGCACTGCTGTCGCTGTTCGCCTTCTTCGCCAAGTTCTGGACACACAACGGCCAGACGCTGGGCATGCAGGCCTGGGGCTTGCGCGTGCAGAACGCCGACGGCAGCGCCATCGACCTGTGGCAGGCTCTGCTGCGCTTCGTGGTCGCCATCGGCTCCTGGCTGTTTGCCGGCCTGGGTTTTCTCTGGTTGCTGTGGGACAAGCAGGGTCGTACCTGGCACGACATCTACTCAGACAGCCGCGTGGTGCAGCTACCCAAGAACATTCACAAGAAGTAG
- a CDS encoding DNA polymerase III subunit chi — protein MPRIEFYVLSSSDTTGRLRAACQLAFKAWSAGMPVFVRGSDAAQCSELDELLWTFKAERFVPHDLHQEAPLSPVVVGVDDAPSAEQGVLINLGSSLSPHVERFSRIIEIVNQQPELLNACRENFRTYRQRGYDPQRVEL, from the coding sequence ATGCCCAGAATCGAGTTCTACGTTCTCTCCTCCAGCGACACCACGGGTCGCCTGCGCGCCGCCTGCCAGCTCGCGTTCAAGGCCTGGAGTGCCGGCATGCCGGTGTTTGTCCGGGGTAGCGATGCTGCGCAGTGCAGTGAACTCGACGAGCTGCTGTGGACCTTCAAGGCCGAACGCTTCGTGCCTCACGACCTGCATCAGGAGGCACCGCTGTCGCCCGTGGTGGTGGGCGTCGACGACGCGCCAAGCGCCGAGCAGGGCGTGCTGATCAACCTCGGCAGCAGCCTGTCGCCGCATGTAGAGCGTTTTTCCCGCATCATCGAGATCGTCAACCAGCAACCCGAATTGCTCAACGCCTGTCGCGAGAATTTCCGTACCTACCGCCAGCGCGGGTATGATCCGCAGCGCGTCGAACTTTAG
- a CDS encoding valine--tRNA ligase: MDKTYQPHAIESNWYQTWEKNNYFAPQGSGEPYTIMIPPPNVTGTLHMGHGFNNAIMDALIRFRRMQGRKTLWQPGTDHAGIATQMVVERQLAAQGIGRHDLGREKFLEKVWEWKEQSGGTITRQIRRLGSSVDWSRERFTMDDGLSEAVKEAFVRLHNDGLIYRGKRLVNWDTKFHTAISDLEVENHDEKGSLWNLRYPLADGNRTADGKDYLIVATTRPETMLGDAAVAVHPEDERYKALIGKYVELPLVGRRIPIIADDYCDPEFGTGCVKITPAHDFNDYEVGKRHNLPLLNIFDKNAAVLAKAQVFNIDGSVNSDIDGSLPAKYAGMDRFEARKQIVADFEAAGLLEIIEDHALKVPKGDRSGTVIEPWLTDQWYVSTKPLAEKAIAVVENGEIQFVPKQYENMYFSWMRDIQDWCISRQLWWGHRIPAWYDEAGNVYVGRDEAEVRAKHNLGDAVLRQDEDVLDTWFSSGLWTFSTLGWPEQTDFLKTFHPTDVLVTGFDIIFFWVARMIMLSTHLTGQIPFKTVYVHGLVRDGQGQKMSKSKGNVLDPLDIVDGITLDELLEKRTSGMMQPKLAEKIAKQTRAEFPEGIASYGTDALRFTFCSLATTGRDVKFDMGRVEGYRNFCNKLWNAANFVIENTDGLDTGVGGEEVELSSVDRWIISQLQRTEAEVTRQLEAFRFDLATQALYEFVWDQYCAWYLELVKPVLWDENAPIERQRGTRRTLVRVLEVILRLAHPFMPFITEEIWQRIKAQAGVQGDTLMLQPWPVANESRIDAAAEGDIEWVKQLMLGVRQIRGEMKISMAKRIDIIVANASAEDQRRLADFEPLLNKLAKLESVRVLASGEEAPMSATALVGEMQVLVPMAGLIDKDAELARLDKEIVRLQGEVQRVGGKLANQGFVAKAPAEVLEKERAKLAEAEQALAKLVEQREKIATL; the protein is encoded by the coding sequence ATGGACAAGACCTACCAGCCGCACGCCATCGAATCCAACTGGTACCAGACTTGGGAGAAGAACAACTACTTCGCCCCGCAAGGTAGCGGTGAGCCGTACACCATCATGATCCCGCCGCCGAACGTCACCGGCACCCTGCACATGGGCCACGGCTTCAACAACGCGATCATGGATGCGCTGATCCGCTTCCGCCGCATGCAGGGCCGCAAGACCCTGTGGCAGCCGGGCACCGACCACGCCGGCATCGCCACGCAGATGGTGGTGGAACGCCAGCTGGCTGCACAGGGCATCGGCCGCCACGACCTGGGCCGCGAAAAATTCCTGGAAAAGGTCTGGGAATGGAAGGAACAGTCCGGCGGCACCATCACCCGGCAGATCCGTCGCCTGGGCAGTTCGGTGGACTGGTCGCGCGAGCGCTTCACCATGGATGACGGCCTGTCTGAAGCCGTTAAAGAAGCCTTCGTACGCCTGCACAACGACGGTCTGATCTACCGCGGCAAGCGCCTGGTCAACTGGGACACCAAGTTCCACACCGCCATCTCCGACCTCGAAGTGGAAAACCACGACGAGAAGGGCTCGCTGTGGAACCTGCGCTACCCGCTGGCCGACGGCAACAGAACCGCCGACGGCAAGGACTACCTGATCGTCGCCACCACCCGCCCGGAAACCATGCTCGGCGACGCCGCCGTGGCCGTACACCCGGAAGACGAGCGCTACAAGGCGCTGATCGGCAAGTACGTTGAGCTGCCGCTGGTGGGCCGGCGTATCCCGATCATCGCCGACGACTACTGCGACCCCGAGTTCGGTACCGGCTGCGTGAAGATCACCCCGGCTCACGACTTCAACGACTACGAGGTCGGCAAGCGCCACAACCTGCCGCTGCTCAACATCTTCGACAAGAACGCCGCCGTGCTGGCCAAGGCCCAGGTGTTCAACATCGATGGCAGCGTCAACAGCGACATCGACGGCAGCCTGCCGGCCAAGTACGCAGGCATGGATCGCTTCGAGGCCCGCAAGCAGATCGTCGCAGACTTCGAGGCCGCCGGCCTGCTGGAGATAATCGAGGATCACGCACTGAAAGTGCCGAAGGGCGACCGTTCCGGCACCGTCATCGAGCCGTGGCTGACCGACCAGTGGTACGTCTCCACCAAGCCGCTGGCCGAGAAGGCCATCGCCGTGGTCGAGAACGGTGAAATCCAGTTCGTGCCCAAGCAGTACGAGAACATGTACTTCAGCTGGATGCGTGACATCCAGGACTGGTGCATCAGCCGTCAGCTGTGGTGGGGCCACCGCATCCCGGCCTGGTACGACGAAGCCGGCAACGTCTACGTCGGCCGCGACGAAGCGGAAGTGCGCGCCAAGCACAACCTCGGCGATGCCGTCCTGCGCCAGGACGAAGACGTGCTCGATACCTGGTTCAGCTCCGGCCTGTGGACCTTCTCCACCCTCGGCTGGCCCGAGCAGACCGACTTCCTCAAGACCTTCCACCCTACCGACGTGCTGGTCACCGGCTTCGACATCATCTTCTTCTGGGTTGCCCGGATGATCATGCTGTCGACCCACCTGACCGGGCAGATCCCGTTCAAGACCGTTTATGTGCACGGTCTGGTGCGCGACGGCCAGGGGCAGAAGATGTCCAAGTCCAAGGGCAACGTGCTCGACCCGCTGGATATCGTCGACGGCATCACCCTGGACGAGCTGCTGGAAAAACGTACCAGCGGCATGATGCAGCCCAAGCTGGCCGAAAAGATCGCCAAGCAGACCAGGGCCGAATTCCCCGAAGGCATCGCCAGCTATGGCACCGATGCCCTGCGCTTCACCTTCTGCTCGCTGGCCACTACCGGCCGTGACGTGAAGTTCGACATGGGCCGCGTCGAGGGCTATCGCAACTTCTGCAACAAGCTGTGGAACGCCGCCAACTTCGTCATCGAGAACACCGATGGCCTGGACACCGGCGTGGGTGGTGAAGAGGTCGAGCTGTCCTCTGTGGACCGCTGGATCATCAGCCAGCTGCAGCGCACCGAAGCCGAAGTCACCCGCCAGCTCGAGGCCTTCCGCTTCGACCTGGCCACCCAGGCGCTCTATGAGTTCGTCTGGGACCAGTACTGCGCCTGGTACCTGGAACTGGTCAAGCCGGTGCTGTGGGACGAGAACGCGCCCATCGAGCGCCAGCGCGGCACCCGCCGCACCCTGGTGCGCGTGCTGGAAGTGATCCTGCGTCTGGCTCATCCGTTCATGCCGTTCATCACCGAGGAAATCTGGCAGCGCATCAAGGCCCAGGCCGGTGTACAGGGCGATACCCTGATGCTGCAACCCTGGCCGGTGGCCAATGAGAGCCGCATCGACGCCGCCGCTGAAGGCGACATCGAATGGGTCAAGCAGCTGATGCTCGGCGTACGCCAGATCCGTGGCGAGATGAAGATCTCCATGGCCAAGCGCATCGACATCATCGTCGCCAACGCCAGTGCCGAGGATCAGCGCCGCCTGGCCGACTTCGAGCCACTGCTGAACAAGCTGGCCAAGCTCGAATCGGTCCGCGTGCTGGCCTCCGGTGAAGAAGCGCCGATGTCCGCCACCGCCCTGGTCGGCGAGATGCAGGTGCTGGTGCCAATGGCCGGGCTGATCGACAAGGACGCCGAACTGGCGCGCCTGGACAAGGAGATCGTCCGTCTGCAGGGCGAAGTGCAGCGCGTCGGCGGCAAGCTGGCCAACCAAGGCTTCGTCGCCAAGGCGCCGGCCGAGGTGCTTGAGAAGGAACGCGCCAAGCTGGCCGAAGCCGAACAGGCGCTGGCCAAGCTGGTCGAGCAGCGCGAGAAGATCGCGACGCTGTAA
- the lptG gene encoding LPS export ABC transporter permease LptG: protein MAKLDRYIGTQVFFAILAVLGIILSLALLFAFIDELGDLNKGDYGLAQALWYVLLTAPRRAYDMLPMAALIGCLIGLGTLASNSELTIMRAAGVSIGRIVWAVMKPMLVLMLAGILIGEYVAPLTENQAQADRALAQGGGAAQSSKRGLWHRQGQEYVHVNAVQPGGVLLGVTRYRFDDERRLLSASFARRAEYRDNHWMLNDVQTTLLHGDRSEVVNQDEERWDIELNPELLGTVVMEPEALSVTGLWQYIHYLGEQGLNNARYWLAFWTKVLQPLVTAALVLMAISFIFGPLRSVTLGQRVFTGVLVGFIFRIAQDLLGPSSMVFGFSPLLAVLVPAGICALAGVWLLRRAG, encoded by the coding sequence ATGGCTAAGCTGGATCGCTATATCGGTACCCAGGTGTTCTTCGCCATCCTGGCGGTGCTGGGCATCATCCTCAGTCTGGCGTTGCTGTTCGCCTTCATCGATGAACTGGGTGATCTGAACAAGGGCGACTATGGGCTTGCCCAGGCGCTGTGGTATGTGCTGCTGACTGCGCCGCGCCGTGCCTACGATATGTTGCCGATGGCGGCGCTGATCGGTTGCCTGATTGGCCTAGGCACGCTGGCCAGCAACAGCGAGCTGACCATCATGCGTGCCGCCGGCGTGTCCATCGGGCGCATCGTCTGGGCCGTGATGAAGCCCATGCTGGTGCTGATGCTGGCCGGCATTCTGATCGGCGAATACGTCGCGCCGCTAACCGAGAATCAGGCTCAGGCCGACCGTGCGCTGGCGCAAGGTGGTGGGGCGGCGCAGAGTTCCAAGCGCGGCCTGTGGCATCGTCAGGGGCAGGAGTACGTGCACGTCAACGCCGTGCAGCCGGGTGGTGTTCTGCTTGGGGTCACACGCTATCGTTTCGACGACGAGCGTCGCCTGCTCTCAGCCAGCTTCGCGCGCCGTGCCGAGTACCGTGACAACCACTGGATGCTGAACGACGTGCAGACCACCCTGCTGCATGGCGACCGTTCCGAGGTGGTCAATCAGGATGAGGAACGCTGGGACATCGAGCTCAATCCGGAGCTGCTCGGCACCGTGGTGATGGAGCCCGAGGCGCTTTCAGTGACCGGCCTGTGGCAGTACATCCATTACTTGGGCGAGCAGGGGCTGAACAATGCCCGTTACTGGCTGGCGTTCTGGACCAAAGTGCTGCAGCCGCTGGTCACCGCAGCGCTGGTGCTGATGGCGATTTCCTTCATCTTCGGCCCGCTGCGCTCGGTGACGCTCGGGCAGCGCGTGTTTACCGGCGTACTGGTCGGCTTCATCTTCCGTATCGCCCAGGACCTGCTGGGGCCTTCGAGCATGGTCTTCGGTTTCTCGCCGCTGCTGGCGGTGCTGGTGCCGGCCGGCATTTGCGCGTTGGCGGGTGTCTGGCTGCTACGCCGGGCCGGCTGA
- a CDS encoding leucyl aminopeptidase has protein sequence MEFLVKSTRPETLKTATLVVAIGEGRKLGIAAKAVDQASSGALSAILKRGDIAGKAGQTLLLHSLPGLKADRVLLVGCGKGDLSDRQLRKLVASVYGVLKGLGGSDALLALNELKVKGRDTYGKTRLIAETLADGSYLFEQFKSQKADPRALKKITLIVDKAELADAERALQHARAIATGVAFTKDLGNLPPNLCHPSYLAEEAKALGKAHKNLKVEILDEKKLKELGAGAFLAVAQGSEQPPRMIVMHYQGGKKEDKPFALVGKGITFDTGGISIKPAAGMDEMKYDMCGAASVFGTLKAVLELQLPINLVCLLACAENMPSGRATRPGDIVTTMSGQTVEILNTDAEGRLVLCDTLTYAERFKPQAVIDIATLTGACIVALGSNVSGLMGNNDALIKQILKAGETANDRAWQLPLHDEYQEQLDSPFADIANIGGPKAGTITAGCFLSRFAKNYHWAHLDIAGTAWISGGKEKGGTGRPVPLLTQYLLDRAKV, from the coding sequence ATGGAATTCCTCGTCAAAAGCACCCGCCCGGAAACCCTGAAAACCGCGACCCTGGTCGTTGCCATTGGCGAGGGCCGCAAGCTCGGCATCGCGGCCAAGGCCGTGGACCAGGCCAGCAGCGGCGCGCTGAGCGCCATACTCAAGCGCGGCGACATCGCTGGCAAAGCGGGGCAGACCCTGCTCCTGCACAGCCTGCCGGGACTCAAGGCCGACCGCGTGCTGCTGGTAGGCTGCGGCAAGGGCGACCTGTCCGACCGCCAGTTGCGCAAGCTGGTAGCAAGCGTATACGGCGTGCTCAAGGGGCTGGGCGGCAGCGACGCGTTGCTGGCCCTGAATGAACTCAAGGTCAAGGGTCGCGACACCTACGGCAAGACCCGCCTGATCGCCGAAACCCTGGCCGATGGCAGCTATCTGTTCGAGCAGTTCAAGAGCCAGAAGGCCGACCCGCGCGCATTGAAGAAGATTACCCTGATCGTCGACAAGGCCGAGCTGGCCGATGCCGAGCGTGCCCTGCAGCATGCCCGCGCCATCGCCACTGGCGTCGCTTTCACCAAGGATCTGGGCAACCTGCCGCCGAATCTCTGCCACCCCAGCTACCTGGCCGAGGAGGCCAAGGCACTGGGCAAGGCACACAAGAACCTCAAGGTCGAGATCCTCGACGAGAAGAAGCTCAAGGAGCTCGGTGCCGGCGCCTTCCTCGCCGTGGCCCAGGGCAGCGAGCAGCCGCCACGGATGATCGTCATGCACTACCAGGGCGGCAAGAAGGAAGACAAACCCTTCGCCCTGGTCGGCAAAGGCATCACCTTCGATACCGGTGGCATCAGCATCAAGCCGGCTGCCGGCATGGATGAGATGAAGTACGACATGTGCGGCGCGGCCAGTGTGTTCGGCACTCTCAAGGCCGTGCTCGAGCTGCAATTGCCGATCAACCTGGTGTGCCTGCTGGCCTGCGCCGAAAACATGCCCAGTGGCCGCGCCACGCGCCCGGGTGACATCGTCACGACCATGAGCGGGCAGACCGTCGAGATCCTCAACACCGACGCCGAAGGCCGTCTGGTACTGTGCGATACCCTGACCTACGCCGAGCGCTTCAAGCCGCAGGCGGTGATCGACATCGCCACCCTCACCGGCGCCTGCATCGTCGCCCTGGGCAGCAATGTCTCCGGTCTGATGGGCAACAACGACGCACTGATCAAGCAGATTCTCAAGGCCGGCGAAACCGCCAATGACCGCGCCTGGCAGTTGCCGCTGCATGACGAGTACCAGGAACAGCTTGATAGTCCATTTGCCGACATCGCCAATATCGGCGGGCCGAAGGCCGGTACCATCACCGCAGGCTGCTTCCTGTCACGCTTCGCCAAGAACTACCACTGGGCGCACCTGGACATTGCCGGCACCGCCTGGATCAGCGGCGGCAAGGAAAAGGGCGGCACCGGTCGTCCGGTACCGCTGCTTACCCAGTACCTGCTGGACCGTGCCAAGGTCTGA
- a CDS encoding cold-shock protein: protein MSNRQNGTVKWFNDEKGFGFITPESGPDLFVHFRAIEGNGFKSLKEGQKVSFIAVQGQKGMQADQVQILG, encoded by the coding sequence ATGTCGAATCGTCAGAACGGTACCGTCAAGTGGTTTAACGACGAGAAAGGTTTTGGTTTTATCACTCCCGAAAGCGGTCCGGATCTGTTCGTGCACTTCCGCGCGATCGAAGGTAATGGCTTCAAGAGCCTGAAAGAAGGCCAGAAAGTCAGCTTCATCGCTGTGCAAGGTCAAAAAGGCATGCAGGCCGACCAGGTTCAGATCCTGGGCTGA
- the queA gene encoding tRNA preQ1(34) S-adenosylmethionine ribosyltransferase-isomerase QueA has translation MRVADFHFDLPESLIARHPLAERRASRLLQLDGPSGELRHGQFTDVLEQLRPGDLMVFNNTRVIPARLFGQKASGGKLEILVERVLDQYRVLAHVRSSKSPKPGSQILIEGGGEAEMVARHDALFELQFAEPVLGLLERVGHMPLPPYIDRPDDEADRERYQTVYAEKAGAVAAPTAGLHFDDELLEAIRAKGVEMAFVTLHVGAGTFQPVRVERIEDHHMHSEWLEVGQEVVDAVAACRARGGRVIAVGTTSVRSLETAARDGELKPFSGDTDIFIYPGRPFHVVDALVTNFHLPESTLLMLVSAFAGYPETMAAYREAVAQGYRFFSYGDAMFITRNPAARGPEV, from the coding sequence ATGCGTGTTGCCGATTTCCATTTCGATCTTCCCGAGTCGCTGATCGCCCGTCATCCCCTGGCCGAACGCCGCGCCAGTCGCCTGTTGCAGCTGGACGGCCCGAGTGGCGAGCTGCGCCATGGCCAGTTCACCGATGTTCTGGAGCAACTGCGTCCTGGTGATCTGATGGTGTTCAACAACACCCGGGTGATACCGGCGCGTCTGTTCGGTCAGAAAGCCTCCGGCGGCAAGCTGGAAATACTGGTGGAGCGCGTGCTCGACCAATATCGCGTGCTGGCCCATGTGCGCTCGAGCAAGTCCCCCAAACCGGGTTCGCAGATTCTCATAGAAGGTGGTGGCGAGGCCGAAATGGTCGCGCGTCACGACGCTCTGTTCGAGCTGCAGTTTGCCGAGCCGGTGCTGGGCCTGCTGGAGCGGGTCGGCCATATGCCGTTGCCGCCTTATATAGACAGGCCGGATGACGAGGCCGACCGCGAGCGTTACCAGACCGTCTACGCCGAGAAGGCGGGCGCAGTGGCCGCGCCGACCGCCGGGCTGCATTTCGATGACGAGCTGCTGGAGGCGATCCGCGCCAAAGGCGTGGAAATGGCGTTCGTTACCCTGCACGTTGGTGCCGGTACCTTCCAGCCGGTGCGCGTGGAGCGCATCGAAGACCACCACATGCACAGCGAGTGGCTGGAGGTCGGTCAGGAGGTCGTCGATGCCGTGGCGGCCTGCCGCGCGCGCGGCGGTCGTGTGATCGCCGTCGGTACCACCAGTGTGCGCTCGCTGGAGACGGCGGCGCGCGATGGCGAGTTGAAGCCCTTCAGTGGCGATACCGACATCTTCATCTACCCGGGGCGTCCGTTTCATGTGGTCGACGCCTTGGTCACCAATTTTCACCTGCCCGAGTCGACACTGTTGATGCTGGTGTCGGCCTTTGCCGGTTATCCCGAAACCATGGCGGCCTATCGCGAGGCCGTGGCGCAGGGTTATCGCTTCTTCAGTTACGGTGATGCCATGTTCATCACCCGCAATCCCGCCGCGCGCGGGCCCGAGGTTTGA
- the lptF gene encoding LPS export ABC transporter permease LptF: protein MIVFRYLSREVLVTLSAVSAVLLVIIMSGRFIKYLAQAAQGVLDPGVLFLIMGYRIPGFLQLILPLGLFLGFLLAYGRLYLESEMTVLSATGVSQQRLTAYSMAPALIVALLVGWLSLGLAPQGVASVARILNEQDALTELDTLVPGRFQSLRDGSRVTYSQELSADRHELRGVFMSEKRFSRDGGSERGITVLVAESGRQEIQEDGSRYLILENGYRYDGEPGEADYRAIRYDTYGVLLPKPEVAIEASEREATPTLELFGSNDPAMQAELQWRLSLPLLVFIVTLLAVPLSKVNPRQGRFLKLLPAIFLYMAYLGLLIAARGALDKGRLPAALGLWWVHGVFLGVGLLLLYWERLSLWWASRRVSEVAHG, encoded by the coding sequence TTGATCGTCTTCCGTTATCTGTCCCGCGAAGTGCTGGTGACCCTCAGTGCGGTGAGCGCCGTACTACTGGTGATCATCATGAGCGGTCGTTTCATCAAGTATCTGGCTCAAGCCGCGCAGGGGGTGCTTGATCCCGGTGTGCTGTTTTTGATCATGGGCTACCGGATTCCCGGCTTCCTGCAACTGATCCTGCCGCTGGGGCTGTTCCTTGGTTTTCTGCTGGCATACGGGCGTCTGTATCTGGAAAGCGAAATGACCGTACTGTCGGCCACCGGTGTCAGTCAGCAGCGTCTGACCGCCTACAGCATGGCACCGGCGCTGATCGTCGCGCTGCTGGTCGGCTGGCTGAGCCTAGGCCTGGCGCCGCAAGGTGTGGCCAGCGTGGCGCGCATTCTCAATGAGCAGGATGCCCTGACCGAGCTCGATACCCTGGTGCCGGGGCGCTTTCAGTCGCTGCGCGATGGGTCGCGGGTGACCTATTCGCAGGAACTGTCGGCTGACCGCCACGAGTTGCGTGGCGTGTTCATGTCGGAGAAGCGTTTCTCCAGGGATGGCGGCTCCGAGCGCGGCATCACCGTGCTGGTGGCCGAGAGTGGTCGTCAGGAAATTCAGGAAGACGGCAGCCGCTATCTGATTCTGGAGAACGGCTATCGCTACGACGGCGAGCCGGGCGAGGCGGACTACCGCGCCATCCGGTACGACACCTACGGCGTGCTGCTGCCCAAGCCGGAAGTGGCCATCGAGGCCAGTGAGCGCGAGGCCACGCCGACCCTTGAGCTGTTCGGTAGCAACGATCCGGCCATGCAGGCCGAGCTGCAGTGGCGCCTGTCACTGCCCCTGCTGGTCTTTATCGTCACCTTGCTGGCGGTGCCGCTGTCGAAGGTCAACCCGCGTCAGGGACGTTTCCTCAAGCTGCTGCCGGCAATCTTCCTTTATATGGCCTACCTGGGCCTGCTGATCGCCGCCCGTGGCGCGCTGGACAAGGGGCGTCTGCCCGCTGCGCTGGGGCTGTGGTGGGTGCACGGTGTCTTCCTGGGCGTCGGCCTGTTGCTGTTGTACTGGGAGCGTCTGAGTCTGTGGTGGGCCAGCCGTCGTGTGTCGGAGGTGGCCCATGGCTAA